The genomic stretch TGACCGCGCCTTTTCCTCAGACTCCCTGCCGTTTCACGCCATCGAGCTGGATGTCAGCGATGCGGCGGCTGTTGCTGCCACCTGTGCCAGACAACTGGCACAGACGCCGCATCTGGATGTGCTGATTAACGGTGCCGGGATCCTGCGCATGGGCCACACCGAAACACTCAGTCAGCAAGACTGGCAGGATTGCCTGAACGTCAACGCAGGCGGCGCGTTTCATCTGTTTCAGGCCGTGATCCCACAATTTCAGCGGCAACGCGGCGGTGCTATCGTGTCTATCGGCTCTAACGCCGCACATGTACCGCGCGTCGGCATGGCCGCCTATTGCGCTTCCAAGGCGGCGTTACGCAGCCTGTGCCTGACCGTCGGTCTCGAACTGGCGCCGTATGGCGTGCGCTGCAATCTGGTCTCCCCCGGCTCCACCGATACCCCGATGCAGCGCAGCCTGTGGCACGCCCCCGATGCAGAACAACACACCATCGCCGGTTTTCCAGAACAGTTCAAACTGGGTATTCCGCTCGGCAAAATCGCCCGTCCGCGCGACATTACCGATACGGTGCTGTTTCTGGCGTCTGATTTGGCAGGCCACGTGACGTTACAGGATGTGGTCATCGACGGTGGTGCTACGCTGGGTGCATGACCCCGGCACTGGCTCTTGATGGAGATACAGGAGGAACACACAGTGATCTGGAAACGCGTCACCACGCTGGACATGCTCAACCAGATGAGTGAAGACTGCATGTTGTCGCATCTGGGGATCCGTTTTGTCCACATGACGGACAACAGTCTGGAAGCGCTGATGCCGGTAGACGCCCGCACCCGACAGCCGTTTGGCCTGTTGCATGGCGGTGCTTCGGTGGTGCTGGCCGAATCTCTCGGCTCAGTGGCG from Dickeya zeae NCPPB 2538 encodes the following:
- the dhbA gene encoding 2,3-dihydro-2,3-dihydroxybenzoate dehydrogenase — translated: MSVALDFSGKQVWVTGAGRGIGYDIACRFTEAGATVTGFDRAFSSDSLPFHAIELDVSDAAAVAATCARQLAQTPHLDVLINGAGILRMGHTETLSQQDWQDCLNVNAGGAFHLFQAVIPQFQRQRGGAIVSIGSNAAHVPRVGMAAYCASKAALRSLCLTVGLELAPYGVRCNLVSPGSTDTPMQRSLWHAPDAEQHTIAGFPEQFKLGIPLGKIARPRDITDTVLFLASDLAGHVTLQDVVIDGGATLGA
- a CDS encoding hotdog fold thioesterase → MIWKRVTTLDMLNQMSEDCMLSHLGIRFVHMTDNSLEALMPVDARTRQPFGLLHGGASVVLAESLGSVAGWLCTEPGASVVGVEINASHLRAVTQGEVRGICQPLHLGRQTQVWQIEIQDERQRRCCIARLTTAVIQP